The sequence TATGTCTGGGAATCCTGTTGATGACACCACAGTTCTAGAATTTATTTAAGCCAGCATTGCCACTGCATGATCCCCTCCTCTTCCATCACCTTCTGCCTTGTAAGACAGCAAGAATTCATCCACTGTCACAGCAAACGTGACAAGCGTAACACTATTACAGAAGAAAATGGTTCTGGTTTAGCCCAAAGGAGCCCTGTGATCCCATTCTTTGGGGGTCACAGGAAGAGCAAAAGAGGGAGGACGAGGCAAGGGCTAGACCATGTCTCTCTCTTCCTAGCAGTGTCACTGAAGGCAGAGCTGCACTGTCCAAGAGCAGCATCAGTGTCTGGAGTACCCGACCAGGCATCCCATAGCACGCTTTCAGTGCCTCACACCCACAGCTCTCTGAGCAGGATTGTGTGAAAACAGGCCCATGCCTGCTTAAGAATTCCAGTTTATTGTAAAGTCCTGTGCTTGGTACCCAAGCCATGCCTGCAAAGAACCAAGTACCTCATGAAGTTTATCTGCTTTCTGCGTTTGCTTCTTCCGGCTCCTCTGCGCAGCAACTCGATTCTTTTCTCTCCTCCTTACTTTTCTGTCATCTTCTTCCCGACTCTGGAAGACACCAGCCAGAAACACTTCGCTAGTTTGCAAGGTGCACACAGAAGATGCCCGAAGTCGGGTGTGCAACTTCCTGAGAACGAACGTTTCCAACTTTACAGCGCTGATGCTCGGTCTCCCAGAGACCGCATGGTCCCTGCAAACAGCAGCGCATCCCTCGGCCCCGGTGCACGGGCGGGCCCGAAGCGGAGGGGGGGGAAGCCGGCAGGCTGCTGAGGGATGCCGCAGGGGCATTGCTACTGATGGGGGAAGCTGGGGCAACGCAGGCTGCCGGGGATGCCGCAGAGCCCCGCGGGcaggggcattgctgctgctggggggagCTGGGGCACGGCAGGCTGTCCGGGGGATGCCGCAGGGGCATTGCTACTGATGGGGGAAGCTGGGGCACGGCAGGCTGCCGGGGATGCCGCAGAGCCCCGCGGGcaggggcattgctgctgctggggggagCTGGGTAGCCGAGCGGGGACCGGCGCTCCCGCTCTGCCGGCAGTGTTTTACACCTGCCTCGCTCCGGCGCGGCCGACGGGCGGAGGTGCGAGCAGCGGGCAGGAAAGCGCTGCTCCCTTCCCGGCTGCCCGCGGCTGGGGAAGAGCCGCTGCCCCGCCGTGCCCCGGCGCTCTCCACGCACCGCCCGCGCTCCCACCCGGGAAGAGCCGGCGCGGCGGCGCCTCCCGGGAAAAGAAGGGCcgatgcccagggcagggggcaccCCCGGCGCGGCGCTGCCCGGCGTGACTCAGCCCCATGTGCCCGCCCGCCCTGCGCAGCCCGGTGCCTACCTGCTGGCCGCCCTCGGCCGCCGCGCCCCGGGACAGCGCGctggcccccgccgccgccgccgccgggaggGCGCAGGACATGCCGGCGCCGCCGAGCCGCCCGCAGGGCTCCCCCGGCCCGCGGGGGTGCGAGTGCCGGCAGCGGAGGGAAGGGAGCGCAAGGGCAGGGAggggcgggccggggcaggggacgCGCCGCCCCGGGCCGGGGGTGCCGCCGCCAGGTGCCGGAGCGGCCGGGGCGGAGCTGCCGCCCACATGGCCCTCACATGGCGCCCGCCCGCACCGGGAACCCGGGACCACCGGGCCGCCCCATCCCGCGCTGCTCCCCGCGGGGACCGCCCCCCGGGACCGCCGGGAGCCGCGGAAAGTCCGGGTCACGGCGCTGCCGGGCAGGAGCTGCCTGAAAATCCCCCCGGAGAGCCCCAGCCCCGCGGGCCGGCTGGGTTCGACGCCCCCTCGGGCGGCCTGACTCGCTCCTTCGCCTGCAGAATTGAACTCCCCGCAGTTTCTGTGCTCTCCCGGCTGCCCCGGAGCCCGTGTGCTCCCCGCTGCTCACCTCCGGCCGCTCCTGCACGCCGCGCTCCTGCGACATCGGCAGCTCCACATGCGGCACAGCCAGCTCAGCCCGGGATCGTGGGTGTGAGGACACGGCATCCGTCCTGGGATAAAGCGATTTTCACTTTCGCTACTCACCCTGTTCCTTTAAATAATAAGGAAATGCGACAGACTTCTTGTAAAGGCAAAGCCGGACCAAGAATGCTGGAAATACAGTTGCTGCAGACAAAAATCTTTCTCTTCCATTATTCTGTCGAGAGTATTTTAACAGAACACTGTTTCTTTTACCTCTCAGAATACCTTTTTGCATTTTAATTGCAGTTACCTTGGCCTCATGCTCTGAAAGGGAGTGTTTGTACTGACAGCTACTTCAACatccttgcttttctgcaaaaGGATTTGTACCCTCCTGGCTGTACTCAGCTCACAGAGGTGAACACATGGCCATGAGAGGAGGGTGTGTGCCCCCCAACTGCAGGGCAGTCGGTCACAAAGCCCCAGGTATC comes from Melospiza melodia melodia isolate bMelMel2 chromosome 3, bMelMel2.pri, whole genome shotgun sequence and encodes:
- the BATF3 gene encoding LOW QUALITY PROTEIN: basic leucine zipper transcriptional factor ATF-like 3 (The sequence of the model RefSeq protein was modified relative to this genomic sequence to represent the inferred CDS: inserted 1 base in 1 codon); amino-acid sequence: MPCPHTHDPGLSWLCRMWSCXMSQERGVQERPESREEDDRKVRRREKNRVAAQRSRKKQTQKADKLHEEYESLEQENTSLKREIGKLTDEMKHLSEVLKDHEKICPLLHCTMNFVTIPRPDALASCLPR